The following proteins come from a genomic window of Saccharicrinis carchari:
- a CDS encoding glucoamylase family protein, giving the protein MRYFLFILFTASILYACKKDKQDENTKPEELNLTYIYIGDAALSITNDNKNLSIDELIEIRFDKPINPTTANNAIKLIDSDNQDITVTLAFFDQNKLLKIDHPLLKENNLYTLSISDDLKGAQNETFTKQTYTFTTTTLPLVLEKIWIDGEQINPLVTQIDVDRIPTIKFGFNTPLAQSDLKDFSTFSSNGAMLNYNLNQDDDLTISFSVTQELEDYQKFQFTISSQIQKRIGKPFDGLELNFFTQLDSSLKFPVISDEELLTKVQQQTFKYFWDFAHPVSGLSRERSTGGDLVTIGGSGFGVMTIPVGIERGFISRADGVARLAKIVDFLAKADRFHGVWPHWMDGATGLTRPFSTKDNGGDIVETAFMIQGLLTVKQYLNPGNPTENTIISKINALWEAVEWDWYTQGENSITWHWSPEYGFEKNLKVRGWNESLIVYVLAASSPTHPITKEVYDQGWARNGNMKNGKSFYDIILPLGNDYGGPMFFEHYPFLGLDPRNLSDSYANYWEQAQAHTLINRGYCMANPKAFVGYSGDCWGLTASDNHEGYSAHSPTNDKGVITPTAALSSMPYTPEESMAALKHFYYLLGDRLWGEYGFYDAFSISNSWVASSYLAIDQGPIILMIENHRTGMLWNLFMQDTDVQQGLTKLGFNY; this is encoded by the coding sequence ATGCGCTACTTCCTTTTCATATTGTTTACTGCATCTATTTTGTATGCCTGTAAAAAGGATAAACAGGACGAAAATACAAAGCCGGAAGAGCTGAACCTGACCTACATATATATTGGTGATGCGGCATTGAGTATAACTAATGACAATAAAAACTTATCCATCGATGAGCTGATCGAAATACGATTTGATAAACCGATAAATCCCACCACGGCCAATAACGCAATCAAATTGATAGACTCAGATAATCAGGATATCACAGTCACTCTTGCCTTTTTTGACCAAAATAAGCTGTTAAAAATTGATCATCCCCTATTAAAGGAAAACAACTTATACACTTTAAGTATTTCGGATGATTTAAAAGGTGCGCAAAACGAAACTTTTACAAAACAGACTTACACATTTACCACCACTACATTACCCTTGGTTTTGGAGAAGATATGGATAGATGGTGAGCAGATCAATCCTTTGGTTACTCAAATAGATGTAGATAGAATCCCGACAATTAAGTTCGGATTCAATACACCTCTCGCCCAAAGCGATCTGAAAGATTTTTCGACGTTTAGTAGTAATGGGGCTATGCTCAATTACAATTTAAACCAGGACGACGATCTTACCATATCTTTCTCGGTTACGCAGGAATTGGAGGATTATCAAAAGTTTCAGTTTACCATTTCTTCCCAAATTCAGAAACGGATAGGCAAACCTTTCGACGGGTTGGAGTTAAATTTCTTTACCCAGCTCGATTCATCGCTAAAATTCCCGGTAATTTCCGACGAAGAGCTATTGACGAAGGTACAACAACAGACTTTTAAATATTTCTGGGATTTTGCCCATCCCGTATCCGGCCTCAGCCGCGAAAGGAGTACCGGGGGCGATTTGGTGACCATTGGTGGCTCGGGCTTTGGCGTGATGACCATACCTGTTGGCATTGAGCGGGGTTTCATTTCCCGTGCCGACGGCGTGGCACGCTTGGCCAAAATTGTCGACTTTTTGGCAAAGGCCGACCGTTTCCACGGCGTTTGGCCGCATTGGATGGACGGGGCAACCGGCCTTACCAGGCCTTTTAGCACAAAAGACAACGGTGGCGATATTGTTGAAACCGCCTTTATGATCCAGGGTCTGCTTACCGTTAAACAATACCTGAATCCGGGCAATCCTACCGAAAATACTATCATCAGCAAAATTAATGCACTATGGGAAGCCGTGGAATGGGACTGGTACACCCAAGGCGAAAACAGTATTACCTGGCATTGGTCGCCCGAATACGGTTTTGAAAAAAATCTGAAAGTGAGGGGCTGGAACGAATCTTTAATTGTTTACGTTCTGGCGGCTTCCTCGCCTACGCACCCCATTACCAAAGAAGTTTATGATCAGGGTTGGGCGCGAAACGGAAATATGAAAAACGGCAAATCCTTCTACGATATCATCCTGCCTTTGGGCAATGATTATGGTGGTCCGATGTTTTTTGAACACTATCCTTTTTTAGGATTAGATCCGCGCAATTTGAGTGACAGCTATGCCAATTATTGGGAGCAGGCACAGGCCCACACATTAATTAATCGTGGCTACTGCATGGCTAATCCAAAGGCTTTTGTAGGTTATAGCGGCGATTGTTGGGGATTGACGGCCAGCGATAATCACGAAGGTTACTCCGCACATTCGCCTACCAACGACAAAGGGGTGATTACCCCAACGGCTGCTCTGTCATCCATGCCTTATACCCCGGAGGAGTCCATGGCTGCGTTAAAGCACTTTTATTATTTACTGGGCGACCGCTTATGGGGAGAATATGGTTTTTACGATGCCTTTAGTATCAGTAATAGCTGGGTGGCTTCGTCGTATCTCGCCATCGACCAGGGACCTATTATCCTAATGATTGAAAATCACAGAACAGGAATGTTATGGAATTTATTTATGCAAGATACGGATGTTCAACAGGGCTTAACGAAGCTTGGGTTTAATTATTGA
- a CDS encoding glucoamylase family protein, translated as MKNIKHISYPIIFSLLLMGFMACTSGAKKMGKDKAEASKVSHWSDDQLLDTLQRQTFDYFWSGAEPNSGMAPERIHTDDVYPQNDQHIVTLGGSGFGVMAILVGIERGYITRQEGLKRMQKIVDFLTRADRFHGVWPHWLDGVTAKVKPFSKKDDGGDLVETAFMIQGLLTVSEYFKDGNAEEQQLVSDITRLWHEVEWDWYTNGGQNVLYWHWSPNYGWDMDFPIGGYNECLVMYVLAASSPTHTIHPQVYHQGWTSNGNITRDTVYYDLPTVLNHYQGGKDPVGPLFWAHYSYLGLNPKGLQDSYGDYWELNKNHALINYRYCVDNPKKFKGYGPKQWGLSSSYSVKGYSAHRPGKADLGVISPTAALSSFPYTPKESMQFLRYIYGEADSLVGKYGPYDAYSHTHNWYVPRYLAIDQGPIPVMVENHRTGLLWNLFMQNKDVKNGLEKLGFIVNDN; from the coding sequence ATGAAAAATATAAAACACATCTCTTATCCAATTATTTTTAGCCTATTGCTAATGGGTTTTATGGCTTGTACATCCGGCGCAAAAAAAATGGGAAAAGATAAAGCGGAGGCATCTAAAGTAAGTCATTGGTCCGACGACCAGCTATTAGATACCCTCCAGCGCCAAACATTCGATTACTTTTGGAGCGGTGCCGAACCCAATTCCGGTATGGCACCCGAACGTATCCATACGGACGATGTCTACCCCCAAAACGACCAACACATCGTAACCCTCGGCGGCTCCGGCTTTGGCGTTATGGCCATACTGGTGGGCATTGAGCGGGGCTACATTACCCGCCAGGAGGGATTGAAACGCATGCAAAAAATAGTAGATTTTTTAACTCGTGCCGACCGCTTCCATGGCGTATGGCCCCATTGGTTAGATGGAGTCACCGCTAAGGTGAAGCCTTTCAGTAAAAAGGACGACGGGGGCGATTTGGTAGAAACGGCATTTATGATACAAGGCTTGCTCACTGTGTCGGAATATTTTAAAGATGGTAATGCCGAAGAGCAGCAATTGGTATCCGACATTACCCGCTTGTGGCACGAAGTGGAATGGGACTGGTACACCAATGGGGGGCAAAATGTGCTGTATTGGCACTGGTCGCCCAACTACGGGTGGGACATGGATTTCCCCATTGGAGGTTACAACGAGTGTCTTGTCATGTATGTTCTGGCAGCATCCTCGCCAACGCATACTATCCACCCACAAGTATATCATCAGGGATGGACTTCAAACGGTAACATCACACGCGATACCGTTTATTATGATTTACCCACGGTGCTCAATCATTATCAAGGAGGCAAGGATCCGGTGGGACCCTTATTTTGGGCACATTACTCCTACCTGGGGCTTAATCCCAAAGGTTTGCAGGACAGTTATGGCGATTATTGGGAATTAAATAAAAATCATGCCCTTATCAATTATCGGTATTGCGTGGATAATCCTAAAAAATTTAAAGGTTATGGTCCAAAACAATGGGGACTTAGTTCCAGCTATTCGGTTAAAGGTTATTCCGCCCATCGGCCGGGTAAAGCCGATTTGGGGGTTATATCTCCAACTGCTGCACTGTCATCCTTTCCCTATACGCCAAAGGAGTCGATGCAATTTTTAAGATATATCTACGGTGAGGCCGATTCGCTGGTTGGGAAGTATGGGCCCTACGATGCCTACAGCCACACCCATAACTGGTATGTGCCCCGTTATCTCGCTATCGATCAGGGCCCCATCCCCGTGATGGTTGAAAACCATAGAACCGGATTATTATGGAATTTATTTATGCAAAATAAAGATGTAAAAAATGGCTTGGAGAAATTGGGGTTTATTGTAAACGATAATTGA
- the bglX gene encoding beta-glucosidase BglX codes for MYNATKFQLTVLALLALFSFQLHAQKNTSWKSYSGDPAIEKKVESLLSKMTLDEKVGQMNQYSGNFASTGEVSSNRSGEYLKKGMIGSTFNVFGTDHLRMLQEQNMKYSRLKIPMLFAADVIHGLETTFPIPLAEACSWDLELMERTARIAAEEATAAGVAWNFAPMIDVARDPRWGRVMEGAGEDVYLSSLVARARVKGFQGIQSYKDFSKPNTMLACAKHFVGYGAGQAGRDYHSVDMSERTLRETYLPPFKATVDEGVATFMTAFNDLNGVPCTANEYLYKDILRDQWKFNGMVLTDYTAIMELIAHGVAADLKHAAQLALDAGIDMDMISEAFVSHLAALVKEGKVKEEQIDVAVARILEMKFLLGLFDDPYRYFDDEREKKVIMNDEHIEVAREAAQQSIVLLKNDNNILPLKKNVARKVALIGPFVEERNSLNGEWAIKGDRSKSVTLMEGLKEKYAGSAVQFDYAQGTTLPLIDRRTAHVSTNQVPDKSGFAEAIQKAKDSDVILVAMGENYHWSGEAASRTDITLPGNQRQLLKELKKTGKPIILVLFNGRPLDLSWEDENMDAIVEAWYPGLMSGHAVADILSGDYNPSAKLVMTFPRNVGQIPIFYNVKNTGRPFNPNKPADYRSSYIDVPNTPLYPFGYGLSYTSFAYSNARISSEKLVPGGNITVSVDVSNTGDMDGEEVVQLYIRDKVASVARPVKELKGFEKISLKKGETRTVKFTINEETVSLYNIDMKWLAEPGEFDVWIASSSDDESQHLKFSLVE; via the coding sequence ATGTATAACGCAACAAAATTTCAACTGACAGTACTTGCTTTGCTGGCTTTGTTTTCTTTTCAGCTACATGCACAAAAAAACACGAGTTGGAAAAGCTATAGCGGCGATCCTGCCATCGAGAAAAAGGTGGAATCCTTATTGAGTAAGATGACCCTGGATGAGAAAGTAGGACAGATGAATCAATATTCCGGTAATTTTGCATCAACGGGCGAAGTGAGCAGTAACCGTTCCGGCGAGTACCTTAAAAAGGGTATGATCGGAAGTACTTTTAATGTATTTGGTACCGATCATCTGCGCATGCTCCAAGAGCAGAACATGAAGTATTCGCGCTTGAAAATACCCATGCTGTTTGCGGCTGACGTAATCCATGGTCTGGAAACAACCTTCCCCATACCCCTTGCCGAGGCTTGCTCCTGGGATTTGGAGCTGATGGAACGCACCGCACGGATAGCTGCCGAGGAGGCCACAGCTGCGGGCGTGGCATGGAACTTTGCTCCCATGATTGATGTAGCACGTGATCCGCGCTGGGGACGGGTGATGGAAGGTGCCGGTGAAGATGTGTATTTGAGCTCCCTGGTGGCGCGTGCCCGGGTAAAAGGTTTTCAGGGTATCCAATCCTATAAAGATTTTAGCAAACCCAATACCATGCTGGCCTGTGCCAAACACTTTGTGGGTTACGGTGCAGGTCAGGCCGGACGCGATTACCATTCGGTAGATATGTCCGAACGCACTCTGCGCGAAACCTACCTCCCCCCGTTTAAAGCTACGGTAGATGAGGGGGTGGCTACCTTTATGACCGCATTTAACGACCTGAACGGAGTACCTTGCACAGCCAATGAATATTTGTACAAAGATATTTTGCGCGACCAATGGAAATTTAACGGCATGGTTCTTACAGATTACACGGCTATTATGGAGCTGATAGCCCATGGGGTGGCTGCCGATTTAAAACACGCCGCTCAATTGGCTTTAGATGCAGGTATCGATATGGATATGATTAGCGAAGCTTTTGTTAGCCATTTGGCCGCTTTGGTAAAAGAAGGTAAAGTAAAAGAAGAGCAGATTGATGTGGCCGTAGCGCGCATTTTGGAAATGAAGTTTCTTCTGGGACTGTTCGACGACCCTTACCGGTATTTTGATGACGAACGCGAGAAAAAGGTGATAATGAATGACGAGCATATTGAGGTGGCAAGAGAGGCGGCACAGCAATCCATCGTATTACTCAAAAATGACAATAATATATTGCCCTTGAAAAAGAATGTAGCCCGCAAGGTGGCTCTTATCGGTCCTTTTGTTGAGGAGCGTAACAGCCTTAACGGTGAATGGGCTATCAAAGGCGACAGAAGTAAATCCGTTACCTTGATGGAGGGCTTAAAAGAAAAGTATGCCGGCTCAGCAGTTCAATTCGACTATGCCCAAGGCACCACACTGCCTTTGATTGATCGAAGAACAGCCCACGTTTCAACCAACCAGGTTCCCGACAAATCGGGTTTTGCCGAAGCCATCCAAAAGGCAAAAGACAGTGATGTAATTTTGGTGGCCATGGGCGAAAATTACCATTGGTCGGGTGAGGCAGCCAGCCGTACTGATATTACCTTGCCGGGTAACCAACGACAACTGCTTAAAGAACTTAAAAAAACAGGAAAACCCATTATACTCGTGCTTTTTAATGGCCGTCCTTTGGATTTATCGTGGGAAGATGAAAATATGGATGCCATCGTAGAGGCCTGGTATCCGGGTTTGATGTCGGGCCATGCAGTGGCTGATATATTGAGCGGCGATTACAACCCGTCGGCTAAGCTGGTGATGACTTTCCCGAGGAACGTGGGGCAGATTCCGATTTTTTATAATGTGAAAAATACAGGTCGCCCGTTCAACCCCAATAAACCGGCCGATTACAGATCATCGTATATTGATGTGCCAAATACACCCTTGTATCCATTTGGCTATGGATTAAGTTATACCAGCTTTGCCTATTCCAATGCCAGAATAAGTTCGGAAAAATTAGTGCCCGGTGGTAATATCACCGTATCGGTTGATGTATCCAATACAGGAGATATGGATGGCGAAGAGGTGGTACAATTGTATATCCGCGACAAAGTAGCCTCTGTTGCCCGTCCGGTAAAAGAGCTCAAAGGCTTTGAAAAGATAAGCCTTAAAAAAGGAGAAACAAGAACCGTAAAATTCACCATCAACGAGGAAACCGTAAGCCTATACAATATCGATATGAAATGGCTGGCCGAACCGGGCGAGTTTGACGTGTGGATAGCTAGCAGCTCTGATGATGAATCGCAGCACCTAAAGTTTAGTTTGGTGGAATAG
- a CDS encoding family 43 glycosylhydrolase, giving the protein MKYINYILLYIILMLSVSVQSQEVVPQTYCNPMDLDYTYMVYNSSRNISYRSGADPAVVEFRGEYYMFVTRSFGYWHSKDLVSWDFIKPTQWFFEGSNAPTAFNYKDSLLYFAGDPAGYGSILYTDDPKSGKWTPTASISKNLQDSELFIDDDGKAYLYWGSSNVHPIRVKMLNRDDRFLEIGVQKELINLVEEEHGWERFGENNFHPTIKEGYMEGASMTKHNGKYYLQYAAPGTQFNVYGDGAYIGETPLGPFTYMKNNPMSFKPGGFANGAGHGITVKQTNGQYWHFATMALASNSHWERRLCMFPTYFDAEGLMYSNTHYGDYPRFGSNHPTMAGQHCGWMLLSYNGKVAVSSSKMQIVKSTSTDDDYDITELPLKKNKAGEIMSEVLTDESPKSFWVADANDNQQWVKIEMRKPGNIYALQINYHDHESGIYTRVDGLRHRFTIEVSEDGKVWQTIVDRSNSYKDSPNAYIVLNQPVKGRFVRYNNVEVPGNNLALSEIRVFGKGFGKKPASVKDFKVTRQEDRRDAQFSWKPVEGAQGYNIRWGIAPDKLYQSWLVYDVNEHFMRCLDRDTPYYFSIEAFNENGISKKTKVMEVK; this is encoded by the coding sequence ATGAAATATATTAATTACATCCTCCTCTACATTATTTTAATGCTAAGTGTTAGTGTTCAATCTCAAGAGGTAGTTCCACAAACCTATTGCAACCCAATGGATTTGGATTACACCTACATGGTGTATAATTCCAGCAGGAATATATCCTATCGTTCCGGTGCCGATCCGGCGGTAGTTGAATTCCGTGGCGAATATTATATGTTTGTTACCCGTTCGTTCGGTTATTGGCATTCGAAAGATTTGGTGAGCTGGGATTTTATCAAACCGACACAATGGTTTTTTGAGGGAAGTAATGCGCCTACCGCATTTAATTATAAAGATTCCTTGCTTTATTTTGCAGGCGATCCGGCCGGATATGGCAGCATTCTCTATACCGACGACCCGAAAAGCGGTAAATGGACACCCACAGCTTCTATTTCTAAAAACTTACAGGACTCCGAGTTGTTTATCGACGACGACGGAAAAGCCTATTTGTACTGGGGTTCATCCAATGTACACCCCATCCGTGTAAAAATGCTGAACAGGGATGATCGTTTCCTTGAAATAGGGGTACAGAAAGAGTTGATTAACCTGGTTGAGGAGGAGCACGGCTGGGAGCGCTTTGGCGAAAACAATTTCCACCCTACCATAAAAGAAGGGTACATGGAAGGAGCCTCCATGACCAAGCACAACGGCAAATACTATTTGCAATATGCGGCACCCGGAACACAGTTTAATGTGTATGGCGATGGCGCTTATATCGGTGAAACACCACTTGGGCCATTTACCTATATGAAAAATAACCCCATGAGCTTTAAGCCGGGTGGCTTTGCTAATGGTGCCGGACACGGCATCACCGTTAAGCAAACCAATGGACAGTACTGGCATTTCGCCACCATGGCACTGGCTTCCAACTCGCACTGGGAACGCCGCCTTTGCATGTTCCCCACCTATTTTGATGCCGAAGGGCTGATGTACTCCAACACCCATTATGGCGATTACCCCCGCTTTGGATCCAACCATCCCACCATGGCCGGGCAACATTGCGGCTGGATGTTATTATCCTACAACGGTAAGGTAGCGGTTTCCTCATCGAAAATGCAAATCGTAAAAAGCACATCCACAGATGATGATTACGATATAACGGAGCTTCCGCTGAAAAAAAATAAGGCGGGCGAGATCATGTCGGAAGTGCTGACCGATGAAAGCCCAAAATCCTTCTGGGTGGCCGATGCAAACGATAATCAGCAATGGGTTAAGATAGAGATGCGTAAACCGGGTAATATTTACGCTTTGCAAATCAACTATCACGATCATGAGTCAGGTATATATACCCGTGTAGACGGATTGCGCCACCGTTTTACCATTGAGGTTTCGGAGGATGGTAAAGTATGGCAAACCATAGTGGACAGAAGCAATAGCTATAAAGATTCGCCCAATGCCTATATCGTCCTAAACCAACCCGTTAAAGGAAGGTTTGTCCGTTACAATAATGTGGAAGTGCCGGGCAATAACCTGGCCTTGTCCGAAATAAGGGTGTTTGGCAAAGGCTTTGGTAAAAAACCGGCTTCGGTTAAAGATTTTAAAGTAACACGACAGGAGGACAGGCGGGATGCACAGTTCTCCTGGAAGCCGGTAGAAGGTGCCCAGGGCTACAATATCCGGTGGGGCATTGCTCCGGACAAACTGTACCAATCGTGGTTGGTATATGATGTTAACGAGCACTTTATGCGCTGCTTAGACAGGGATACACCTTACTATTTCAGCATTGAGGCTTTTAACGAAAACGGCATCTCGAAAAAAACCAAGGTGATGGAGGTGAAATAA
- a CDS encoding metallophosphoesterase — protein sequence MNLKKQAPRFLVALLLLFSIAACQSSKQLTTIVLLPDTQTYAQKFPHILQSQVDWILENKADIDIVLQQGDLTQNNNREEWAVVKEAFDKLNGVVPYALAVGNHDMGSEPGKFADIRHTEMFNAFFPYHQMSKLPAFGGVFEDGKMDNAYYLIEKAGFKWLIINLEFGPRDMVLDWANRVVRNYPDRTVIVNTHSYMYSDSTRQNKGDHWRPQAYGIGKDTGASSVNDGEQIWRKLIKENGNIRFVFSGHVLNSGVGNLVSINDDGWPVYQHLANYQAGVKGSVKGGNGFLRILKINHRTNTMSVKTYSPYTKTYKTDEGQDFIIKAMSLKQ from the coding sequence ATGAATCTAAAAAAACAAGCACCTCGATTCTTGGTAGCACTATTGCTGCTGTTTTCAATAGCTGCATGTCAATCATCAAAGCAGCTTACAACTATTGTATTGCTGCCAGATACACAAACCTATGCCCAAAAATTTCCGCATATATTGCAAAGTCAGGTGGATTGGATTCTTGAAAACAAAGCAGATATCGATATAGTATTGCAACAGGGCGACCTAACTCAAAATAACAACCGGGAGGAATGGGCAGTTGTAAAAGAAGCGTTTGACAAGCTGAATGGAGTTGTGCCTTACGCGCTGGCAGTAGGAAATCATGATATGGGTAGCGAACCGGGCAAGTTTGCAGATATCCGCCATACTGAAATGTTCAATGCATTTTTTCCCTATCACCAAATGTCTAAATTACCTGCATTTGGTGGCGTATTTGAAGATGGAAAGATGGACAATGCCTACTATCTTATTGAAAAAGCAGGTTTCAAATGGCTGATAATCAACTTGGAATTTGGCCCGAGGGATATGGTATTGGATTGGGCCAACAGGGTGGTGCGTAATTATCCAGATCGAACAGTAATCGTAAATACGCATTCCTACATGTATTCCGACAGCACGCGCCAGAACAAAGGCGACCACTGGAGACCGCAGGCTTATGGTATAGGTAAAGATACTGGTGCCTCCTCGGTGAATGACGGTGAGCAGATATGGAGAAAGTTGATTAAAGAAAATGGCAATATCCGTTTTGTGTTCTCCGGACATGTTTTAAATAGTGGTGTGGGCAATCTGGTCAGCATTAACGACGATGGATGGCCCGTTTATCAGCATTTGGCCAATTATCAGGCAGGCGTTAAGGGATCTGTTAAAGGGGGGAACGGATTTTTACGGATATTGAAAATAAACCACCGTACAAATACAATGAGCGTTAAAACTTATTCGCCCTATACAAAGACCTACAAAACTGACGAAGGCCAGGACTTTATTATTAAGGCAATGTCATTAAAGCAATAA
- a CDS encoding LamG domain-containing protein, with amino-acid sequence MKTYIKLFTLACAFLLLNACNQDYIDSISKVDPGTDESDPVVTVNFPPEGYELQTNDAVASIKIDFKVVDDIEISSISVMMDGSEIVSYNEFKDYRVAMKKYTYDNVTTGQHVLSITATDIDGKSTTKDVNFAKAPPYVPLYEGEVFYMPFNNEFREMNSLSLATAVGSPGFTDGIQGGTAYAGAADAYLTFPSSILQGATAISASFWIKIDDAMDRAGILVLAPPADNNNDRSKGFRFFREASNGGATQRYKLNVGTGSSDSWFDGGAEADVTPNTGEWVHMAFSISETEASVYINGEVVKQGAFDGIDITDCDQISIMSGAPNWTGWDHLSDGSAMDELRIFNKALSQDEIRTLMLKEQASFYMDFNGDFKESLTGTAATVQGSPTFVYGAGVVGDAYMGAANSYLTFSTADVDVQADEFSTSFWLNINNVPDRAGILTMGPEDTENAEYPTKQNNRKSGFRFFREASNAGATQRFKLNVGNGTADTWIDGGEAADVDPTTGNWVHFAFAVSSDKATVYIDGAEVKQGDFDGIDWTGCDLLSIMSGAPRFSAWGHLSDESRMDELYLFKKALTAEEVTLLMNDGM; translated from the coding sequence ATGAAAACATACATAAAGTTATTCACATTAGCATGTGCGTTTTTACTGCTCAATGCATGCAACCAGGACTACATCGATAGTATATCGAAAGTAGATCCGGGTACGGACGAATCGGATCCGGTAGTAACCGTAAACTTCCCGCCCGAAGGTTATGAGCTTCAAACCAACGATGCCGTAGCTTCCATTAAAATTGACTTTAAGGTAGTTGACGACATTGAGATAAGTTCTATATCGGTAATGATGGATGGCTCGGAAATAGTTAGCTACAACGAGTTTAAAGATTACCGGGTGGCCATGAAAAAATACACTTACGACAATGTAACAACCGGACAGCACGTGCTCTCCATTACAGCCACCGATATTGACGGAAAGAGCACAACCAAAGATGTTAATTTTGCCAAAGCTCCTCCGTATGTACCGTTGTACGAAGGGGAAGTATTTTATATGCCCTTCAACAACGAATTTAGGGAAATGAACAGCCTGAGCCTGGCAACTGCTGTAGGTTCTCCTGGTTTTACCGACGGCATACAAGGCGGTACGGCTTATGCAGGTGCAGCGGACGCATACCTTACTTTCCCTAGCAGCATTTTACAGGGTGCCACGGCAATCAGTGCCAGCTTCTGGATAAAAATTGACGATGCCATGGACAGGGCAGGTATATTGGTACTGGCTCCGCCGGCTGATAATAATAACGACCGTTCCAAAGGGTTCAGGTTCTTTAGGGAGGCCAGCAACGGCGGTGCCACACAACGCTATAAGCTCAATGTGGGTACGGGTAGCTCCGACTCATGGTTTGATGGTGGCGCCGAGGCCGACGTAACGCCCAATACAGGTGAATGGGTACACATGGCATTTTCAATCTCCGAAACCGAAGCATCGGTTTATATCAATGGCGAAGTGGTAAAACAGGGCGCCTTCGACGGCATCGACATTACAGACTGTGATCAAATATCCATTATGTCGGGCGCACCCAACTGGACAGGTTGGGACCACCTCTCGGATGGCAGTGCTATGGACGAGTTGCGCATATTTAACAAAGCCTTGTCGCAGGACGAAATACGAACCCTGATGCTGAAAGAGCAGGCATCGTTTTACATGGATTTCAACGGCGACTTTAAAGAGTCCCTCACTGGCACGGCAGCCACCGTGCAGGGTTCTCCAACCTTTGTGTACGGTGCAGGCGTAGTGGGCGATGCATACATGGGTGCGGCCAATTCGTACCTTACTTTCTCAACCGCCGATGTGGATGTGCAGGCCGATGAATTTAGCACCAGCTTCTGGCTGAATATAAACAATGTTCCGGATAGGGCCGGTATATTGACCATGGGCCCTGAGGACACAGAAAATGCGGAATATCCCACTAAGCAGAACAACCGAAAAAGCGGGTTCAGATTCTTCAGGGAGGCCAGTAATGCTGGAGCCACACAGCGTTTTAAACTCAATGTGGGCAATGGCACGGCGGATACCTGGATCGATGGCGGCGAAGCGGCCGATGTAGATCCCACAACCGGTAATTGGGTGCATTTTGCCTTTGCCGTAAGTAGCGACAAGGCTACGGTTTATATCGATGGTGCAGAGGTCAAACAAGGAGACTTCGACGGTATCGACTGGACAGGCTGCGACCTATTGTCCATCATGTCCGGTGCACCCAGATTCAGTGCCTGGGGACATCTTTCCGACGAAAGTAGGATGGACGAACTGTATCTGTTTAAAAAAGCCCTCACCGCCGAGGAAGTCACTTTACTGATGAACGACGGCATGTAG